The proteins below come from a single Cricetulus griseus strain 17A/GY chromosome 6, alternate assembly CriGri-PICRH-1.0, whole genome shotgun sequence genomic window:
- the LOC100755868 gene encoding olfactory receptor 1052 has protein sequence MADVNFTFVTEFILMGLTYHEELKVVLFILFLLIYVISLVGNLGMFFLIYITPKLHTPMYHFLRSLSFVDAWYSSVFAPIMLMNFFVEKETISLSACIVQYFLFALLVTTEGFLLAAMAYDRYVAIVNPLIYTVAMTKMVCVGLVLASFLGGLINSLTHTIGLMKLSFCGPNVINHFFCDLPPLLKLSCSDASMNEFLLLIFSGVIAMTTLLIVLVSYFFIVVAILRIRSAAGRHKAFSTCASHLTAVTLLYGSVSFSYIQPSSQYSLEQEKVVSVFYTLVVPMLNPLIYSLRNKEVKDAVKRAMQMKCFPC, from the coding sequence ATGGCAGATGTCAATTTCACATTTGTTACTGAGTTTATCCTTATGGGACTAACATATCATGAAGAACTCAAAGTGGTTCTCTTCATCTTGTTCCTATTGATCTATGTCATCTCCTTGGTGGGGAATTTAGGAATGTTCTTTCTGATCTACATAACTCCTAAACTCCACACACCAATGTACCACTTCCTTAGGTCTCTATCATTTGTGGATGCATGGTATTCCTCAGTATTTGCACCCATAATGCTGATGAACTTCTTTGTTGAGAAAGAGACTATCTCATTATCTGCATGCATTGtacaatattttttgtttgcaCTGTTGGTTACCACAGAAGGATTTTTGCTGGCTGCAATGGCTTATGACCGTTATGTGGCCATTGTAAACCCTTTAATTTATACAGTGGCCATGACTAAAATGGTTTGTGTTGGGCTGGTGCTTGCTTCATTCCTAGGAGGTCTAATCAACTCATTGACACATACAATTGGATTAATGAAGCTGTCCTTTTGTGGTCCAAATGTCATCAACCACTTCTTCTGTGACCTTCCTCCCTTGTTGAAGCTGTCCTGTTCTGATGCCTCAATGAATGAATTCTTGCTTTTGATCTTCTCTGGAGTCATTGCCATGACTACACTCTTAATTGTGCTAGTCTCCTACTTCTTCATTGTTGTTGCTATCCTGAGGATCCGCTCAGCAGCTGGGAGACACAAGGCTTTCTCCACCTGTGCTTCACATCTGACAGCTGTGACTTTATTATATGGCTCAGTAAGCTTCAGTTATATTCAGCCAAGCTCTCAATACTCCTTAGAACAAGAGAAGGTTGTATCTGTATTTTACACCCTGGTGGTCCCCATGTTAAATCCACTGATTTATAGCTTAAGGAACAAAGAAGTCAAAGATGCTGTGAAAAGGGCCATGCAGATGAAATGCTTCCCTTGTTGA